In Mytilus edulis unplaced genomic scaffold, xbMytEdul2.2 SCAFFOLD_857, whole genome shotgun sequence, the genomic window tgatgcgttttcagagtcatcactcgacaacttcctgtttaccaaacactaagtcttgtttcattttacatttgaaagcCAAGTTGAAAAGTTTCGTctcatttttctcaggaactataatACAAgggataatgaaatttagtttcaGGGATTATACTAGTCAGCTAAACGTTAACCTTGTGATGCATTATCAAATTCATCAcccaacaacttcctgtttagcgaatacttgttttattttacacatgatagccaagttgaaaattgtcGTTATTTTTTGCAGGAACTACAATACATGGGTTTCTGAAATTTGGTATCAGGGATGATATATGTCAGCTTCAccttgtgatgcgttttcagattctcAACAACGTCCTGTGTACCGATTTATTTGGGCGGGAATAATATTATCATTGAGCAGTAGCTCACAATTTCACTTGTTATTCATATCCTCtgtatgtgaatatatatgttacgTCAAATGAATCCTACCATAGAAACATTATAGATGATGGTAAATAAGATCCTTTTACCTTGcgttttttatatttaattcaacATTATGGCTACCAATGAACCGGATTAATTCATGCAGTCAATTGgaaaccaattttcgtggattgaggaaaattgTGTTTCTGTGGTTGTATCAAAGACTCTCTACAGACATAGAGAAAATTTATATTTAGTTGAATATTTCATTTCGTGAATTACCTTTACCAAtgaagtccacgaaaatttgtatcCTAAGAATAAACATAAATCAATGCACCGActtcaaataataataaacaatgtAACAACGTTATAATTTAAAGTGGTTTATTTTACtcaatacatgaatatatttaACTTGATTTTCCATGCCCGTATCCTTTATTAGATGAACTTCCAGACCCTTTATGTTTCCTGTGACGTCTATGATGACGATGGTGATGCCCGCCGTAATGGGAGGCGCCATTGTGATGATGATGGTGATGAACAACAACTGGAACGCCAATAACGTGGTGTCCTCCAATAACTCCGTGGTGACCTCCATGGTGTACACCATGGAAAATACTGGTCAACTGTAAAATGTTTATTAAGTTCATTAGAGGAAATCAAACTTACGGAAAAGGATTAAACGGTCATTCTGGATCTGTTATTTTTACAGAAAGCGTGCTTAAGAAGTGGGCAAACCTACATACTGTTATTTCCATGTGTTTTCTGAAATACCCTTCTTTAGGTTATGCATAAAGCGATAAAACGATAAAACGTTGTAAAGCACAAAAACCCAAGGgacataaacataaaaaaaagttaattttcgaacaactaaaaaattaaatatttaaatgatttgaatCTAAACAGCTCAGTATGCATTCATATAGCAAGTTTTAACTTGAAACATAACCATGCTATGTTGTTGTTATGTCATCTTCTTTTGTAACAAAGACtgaattaaaatgtttgaaaaagatTAAAGACATATAAAAGTAAAGGAATATTTTCTACTTGACTTCATTTAAATAAACGGAAGCACTCATTGTTGCTCGTGTATGTTGTTCGTACAGAAATATTTGCGACTTTTCAAAACATCATGGGCCACTTGTTTTGTTACTATTTGCGACATATAATTGTATTAAAGCATTATGAAAACTTACGACATGACCTTTACCACCATAACTGTCACCATCATAGCCATTATACGCACCATATGCttctgaaataaaagaaagaacGACCAATCTGTAAATGCTCCCATTTCGCAAACGCAAAAAAAATTCATATAGTTTCATATGCGAATTAACATTTATTAACGTACACTTGGTTCGAACAAAACTGTTACACCTTGAACTTCAAGTTCAACGCAGCTTATATTTTGCgatgttttatgaaaataaaatgagaatggaaatggggaatgtgtcaaagagacaacaaaccgaccatagagcagataacaagcgaaggccaccaatgggtcttcaatgcagcgagaaaagatcttttcgctctatatatttgtttatgtgttttaatGAATAGCCATGCTTCCAAATTCGcaaatcaatttttaaattaaacaaaatactgaAAGAATGAAACCCCAGAGTCGTATTAAAGCGAAACACCCGGATGTGTCTGGTAAAGTGATTTCTGCTGTGTGTACCTCCTAAAGTCTAAAACTTACAAAAGATATTAGTTCACTACATATTTTAGCATCAAGAAGTTCGGCAGCAGTTATATCTTTCTCTTAATTTAAGGCGTATATATGCAGAAATTGGTGTAGATTTCACCTGAAGGTCATAGATTTTCTGTTTTGGATTCATTAGTAATTTATTTCTCGAGAAGATGATCCAGAACTTGATTCACTGAACGTGTGTAGGACCGAAATGTGTCAGGAAAAGCAAAaagacgatatttttttttaatattgcgaAAAAAGTAGAACATTTGTAGGAGTTTACTGTATGaatgttaatatattttcaaaaataaaaaatcgcttaaattttttttatgtttttgaaaagtAAAGTTACTTTATTTGAATGCCTGTGTGCATTGTTATTTTATCTAAGAATTTAACGTGCACACAAAAAATTGAAACGCTTCGGAATCCgtaatttattcaaaatgtgCTTAGGTCAACCTTATTACATGTATATCTCAATAGGATTATAAAAAGAAGAATTCAAttaatataattacattttaagcttttctttttaatttttgatgcATTGTTTAAACATTGTCAATGATCATAGCACGTGCAGTCAAACGTGTAGATGTAGTTGCCTTGGAAATAACATTTGATATCGAGTGCCTCATGAGTGTTGTCGTTGCCTAATTAAATAAATAGTATAATCTGAATACTATTTACGATaatataatttcaattaaatCAGAACTTTGTAAAAAGTGTATTCAGTTTTGATCAAAAgcgaaatcatataaaaaaaatatgataaaagttgTTTATGCATTAAGTAAATTTGAGTATCCATAAACTGGAATATAAAACTACAATTACAttcaaattaataataaaaacaaaacttaccgATGGAAGCAAAAACAGCAACAAAAATACCAAGAGCTACAGTGACTTTCATGATGAAGTATCAAGACAGGAACACGATATAGCTCCAAATAATTCcagttacatatatatacacagcAACATAATGTAGACAGCTGTAGAATATGTACATAAGTAGACCATAACAATATTTTTCAAGAATGAGAACAAGATGAAAGACATGAATCTTTAGAATTGTTTACAGATAACATTAAGATTATCATTGTAATCTTCATAAACctgattattgtttttataaacattattttttacgaAGGAAGAATGTCAAACAAGGGTAGCCAGGTTATGTCTTAATATGTCACGAAAAAAAGAAACCACAATGAACTTTGAAAAAAAGGATCGGCGTTTGCCTAACCGCagtcatataaaaacaaaaagatgatTGCCAtgaatgagacaattctcaaccagacaccaaatgacacagaatttaacaacaatagatcaatataaaaaacttaaattaaaaatggaaatggggaacatgtcaaagagaTAAAAACCGGACCAAAAAGCAAAAaatagcgagaaaatcccgcacccagggGCAGGCGTCAGGTTGTTCCTAACAAATGTGTCCTAGTTCAAATAAAATGGACGTaacacttaactccaaaacatatattaaatgaaaaaaatacatgactaacaaaggccaaagctggcttgggacaggcacaaaaaatgcggcggggttaaacatgttttgtgaatctcaaccctcccctttacctatagccaatgtaaaataaacaCCCAGCAAGACACACagcaaaagaagtccgagtctgatgtcagaaaaggtaacaaaagaaactgagcaaaatgacaatgataatacaGACCTCAGTTTgactaattgaaagattatgcctatatcatatgaaaatcaagcacaattcTTCCCTTTATGGGTTTAGTTTCATACCATCagaaaatatatgagaagaacataacccatatcatgccaacaactggtgtAAGATGTCTACATGTTCATTTATATATGAAattgatgtccttataccgatgatataATTCATTCTTAAATGGGAATTCAAggttcaggaatatgacagtagttgtccattcgtttgatgtgtttgagattttgatttgccatttgatcagggactttcctttttgaatttccctcggagttcagtatttatgtgtttttactttatagtaaaatgttttgactagtttatgaTATCCAAAACCCTGGTGCCATAATTTTTCAATACAAAGATGTCTTACGTTAAAATCAAATAAGTTGGTACATATACGAGCGAATCGAATGAGAAATATAAACATCATAAGATGGCGACAagagaataaactcatcatagttaccaggaatgaaattttatatttacgccagacgcgcatttcgtctacaaaagacccatcagtgacgctcgaatcaaataacattttaaaaaggccaaataaagtacgaagttgaaaagcattgaggaccaaaaattcctaaaagttttgccaaaatacaactaaggtaatctattcctgatgtagaaaagaataTCAACCTCTTAAATTGGATATTTAAcaataagaaatgaaaaatcatctctttaatcacaaaatttggtattaagcttcccgttaaagaTAGAGATAGCAAGATCCAGTaaagggcagtgttcattgttagtattagctttatctaAAGTCAGTTTAGCCGGAGAAATCTCTTTCgtgtacatactgaagtcgtcattattgagagctaaTATATCATCGAAAtatttaaaagtgttattaaatttt contains:
- the LOC139507018 gene encoding spore coat protein YeeK-like, producing MKVTVALGIFVAVFASIEAYGAYNGYDGDSYGGKGHVLTSIFHGVHHGGHHGVIGGHHVIGVPVVVHHHHHHNGASHYGGHHHRHHRRHRKHKGSGSSSNKGYGHGKSS